The stretch of DNA ACCAAAACAGAAGTTAGGGGAAGTTCTCTTTTTGGAACTAGTAGCTTGTCTTGAACAGGCCAGCGATATTAACCCTGCCGTACTGGTATATCGATTAACTGGTTATCAGCAAATTGGATTGACTTCCATGCAAACATCTAAAATGCTGAATATTGATTCAGTACAATACCATCTTGAATTCACTAATATTCTTCATTATTTGATTCAATTCGTTGAAAATGATCCTTCTCGTTTTAAGGTATTATCATCGTTGCTTGCTAACTTGCAGCAAGAGGATTCGTTAACTCTTTCTTCTCGTAAAACATGGATACTTTTAAATCAAGGATGTTCTTCGGAAGAAATTGCACGTATACGCAATTTAAAAATCAGCACGATTGAAGATCATCTTGTGGAATTTGCGTTAAATGTGGAGGGATTTTCCATTAATACCTATGTTGACGTAGATGTTCAACGGAAAATATTAGAAATTTCACGTCAACAAGAAACTAGACAGCTAAAAGTAATTAGGGATACTCTTAAAACAGCCTCCTATTTTCAAATTAGGCTCGTTCTCGCAAAGTATGGTGAAAGAAAATGGAATTAGAAAAAGTAT from Neobacillus sp. CF12 encodes:
- a CDS encoding helix-turn-helix domain-containing protein, whose translation is MCKMENILLYCLKQINGERTIYSIYHLLNGKKSSQTLQDAHLFSLKKFFRILDPLTRETFDEMINNIVEKKLVEPCGEQRYKLTNAGHDYLTNESLPKYINGWRFHPYTLLVWERLSLLIQVVSNITFQESKYIPIQKNTEVHNWLKVFLKRTSIPKQKLGEVLFLELVACLEQASDINPAVLVYRLTGYQQIGLTSMQTSKMLNIDSVQYHLEFTNILHYLIQFVENDPSRFKVLSSLLANLQQEDSLTLSSRKTWILLNQGCSSEEIARIRNLKISTIEDHLVEFALNVEGFSINTYVDVDVQRKILEISRQQETRQLKVIRDTLKTASYFQIRLVLAKYGERKWN